In Anthonomus grandis grandis chromosome 5, icAntGran1.3, whole genome shotgun sequence, the following are encoded in one genomic region:
- the LOC126736798 gene encoding uncharacterized protein LOC126736798, whose amino-acid sequence MDLPNIVHKRISFLSKGSFRSSWQDDTKHTDSRKNSEGHRYIVVHAGTKDGFIKGASLIFKRGLKMEDYHDNMNRKNFENWFETQLVPNLPPKSFIIMDNVSYHSGLLEEIPRKSWTKQRLTEWLKKKNIGFPEKAMKDKIWSIACRNFPSEKKYFLDEYVKPLAHKILRLPPYHCQFNAIEMVWSECKRKYDQYISNFKGSPSEVLTTWERVINEISINHWQKYVFYAEKVIEKAWEAIQVCDVYDILPLVISTDEDDDDEDNISDFSSDSDNTDEID is encoded by the exons atggacttgccaaatattgttcataaaagaatcagttttttaag caagggatcatttcgtagtagctggcaagatgacaccaagcacacggattcaaggaaaaacagtgaag gtcatcgttatatcgtggtaCACGCtggaaccaaagatggcttcatcaagggtgcaagTTTAATATTCAAGAGAGGATTAAAGATGgaagattatcatgacaatatgaacaggaaaaactttgaaaactggtttgaaactcagctggttccaaatcttcccccaaagtcatttataatcatggacaatgtaagttaccattctggtttattagaagaaatcccgagaaaatcttggacaaagcagagactgaccgaatggttgaagaaaaagaatattggctttccagaaaaagccatgaaagataaaatatggagtattgcatGCAGAAACTtccctagtgaaaaaaagtacttccttgatgaatatgttaaacctttagcacataaaattttgcgactgccaccatatcattgccagtttaatgcaattgaaatggtatggtcggaatgtaaacgaaaatatgatcaatatatttccaattttaaggggtcaccttcagaagttctgactacatgggaaagggtaataaacgaaatttctataaatcattggcaaaaatatgttttttatgcagaaaaggtaattgaaaaggcttgggaggcaatacaagtgtgtgatgtctatgacattctgccacttgtgatttcgactgacgaagacgacgatgacgaagacaatatctctgatttcagttctgactctgacaatactgacgagattgattaa